The following coding sequences are from one Bacillus mycoides window:
- a CDS encoding histidine phosphatase family protein, which produces MKTFIYMVRHGDSPKFGKEKTRGLTEKGKLDVQRITDVLQGEGIDIVISSPYNRSILTVQQLAKQIGQEVLVFEDLKERIFIAEEERMSDKELFPLITKSFLEPDFALTGGESNVDCQKRAIKVLKELLNTYRGQKVVLGTHGAVMTLMMGYYDSKYDLNFLLQTSKPDIYRMEFNGQELVEIKRLWEIE; this is translated from the coding sequence ATGAAAACTTTCATATATATGGTGAGACATGGGGATTCACCGAAATTTGGAAAAGAAAAAACAAGAGGATTAACTGAAAAAGGAAAATTAGATGTTCAACGAATAACAGATGTATTACAAGGTGAGGGAATTGACATTGTTATCTCAAGTCCATACAATCGTTCAATTCTAACTGTTCAGCAGTTAGCGAAGCAAATAGGACAAGAAGTTTTAGTATTTGAAGACTTAAAAGAGAGAATTTTTATTGCTGAAGAGGAACGAATGTCGGATAAAGAATTATTCCCTTTGATAACAAAGTCATTTTTAGAACCCGACTTTGCTTTAACGGGAGGAGAGTCTAATGTCGACTGTCAGAAACGTGCTATAAAAGTCTTAAAAGAATTATTAAACACCTATCGAGGACAGAAAGTAGTATTAGGAACCCATGGAGCTGTTATGACTTTGATGATGGGGTATTATGATAGTAAGTATGATTTGAATTTTTTACTACAGACATCAAAACCAGATATATACAGAATGGAATTCAATGGACAGGAATTGGTGGAGATTAAAAGATTGTGGGAAATTGAATAG
- a CDS encoding FtsX-like permease family protein, producing MTLFSLAKKNIKGNLNNYLLYIFSMVISVVICYTFNSLLYTPEIKNAVNNMEGTMSQTTFVLIGFIAVFIGYSNAFFTRKRKKEVGMYSLLGVIKKTIARMLFLENVIIGAITLICGLVLGVILSRLFIMLLLKLVGAPVDVSFGIPTEAIMNTTITFTVITIFTSLQSYLLIYRFKLIELFQADKKGEKVPKASIFSALVSIILLVSSYWFMFNGATMLSMPLVAIGTYLLFRSLTVYLLKRAQKNKSNYYKGINIIGTSHLLYRIKGNALMLTIIALLISVALPYLQASFSEYSITEKDAHETAPFSYIHLSKDETSDNQIKRVISKDKDHPITAQLDIPIIQVKGNTSAPFQDKNDLSVNLISESVFHKMNNILKLGDIPNLSGEHAIAFKRYINQPATDFINHQVNILLPERNYTFKLNKLEKKSIQLTSGSELLYIVIDNEMFDSVAKQVSPITYKAYKVEDEKTTKETSEIVMILAGNDTHMRTFYEEYKKIKALTGMKIFVVSSLALVLLVATGSVIYFKQLTEAHSDKNRYEILRKIGVNKKEVRTTIAKQTLFIFLLPLIIGILNAAMLTISMVLQYDMDIKENIISFIYAMTTYGVIYLVYYVLTINSYNRIVNK from the coding sequence TAATAGGATTCATAGCGGTTTTCATCGGATATTCTAATGCATTTTTCACGAGAAAACGTAAAAAAGAAGTAGGTATGTACTCCCTACTTGGCGTGATAAAAAAAACCATCGCAAGAATGCTGTTTCTTGAAAATGTAATTATCGGGGCTATCACTTTAATATGCGGGCTCGTATTAGGAGTCATATTATCCAGATTGTTTATCATGTTACTCCTTAAACTCGTAGGTGCTCCGGTCGATGTAAGTTTTGGCATTCCTACGGAAGCAATTATGAATACCACTATTACATTTACGGTCATAACAATTTTTACATCCCTTCAATCGTATCTTTTAATATATCGCTTTAAATTAATTGAATTATTCCAAGCAGATAAAAAAGGGGAGAAAGTACCGAAAGCATCTATCTTTTCTGCCTTAGTTTCGATCATTTTACTGGTAAGTAGTTATTGGTTTATGTTTAACGGGGCAACAATGCTTTCTATGCCTCTTGTCGCTATTGGAACATATTTATTATTTCGTTCTTTAACTGTGTATTTACTAAAGCGTGCACAAAAAAATAAATCGAACTACTATAAAGGGATTAACATCATTGGAACATCTCACTTGTTGTATCGTATAAAAGGAAATGCCCTTATGCTTACAATTATCGCATTACTAATTTCTGTAGCACTGCCATATCTTCAAGCGAGTTTCTCTGAATATTCTATCACTGAGAAAGATGCTCATGAAACAGCTCCTTTTAGCTATATTCATCTTTCAAAAGATGAAACATCCGACAATCAAATCAAACGGGTTATTTCAAAAGACAAAGATCATCCGATTACAGCGCAACTAGATATCCCGATTATTCAAGTAAAAGGGAATACTTCAGCACCATTCCAAGATAAAAATGATCTTTCTGTTAATTTGATTTCAGAGAGTGTATTTCATAAAATGAACAATATTCTAAAATTAGGAGATATACCAAATCTTTCTGGTGAGCATGCTATAGCATTTAAAAGATACATTAATCAACCAGCCACTGATTTTATTAATCATCAAGTCAACATTCTGTTACCCGAGAGAAATTATACTTTTAAGCTCAACAAATTAGAAAAAAAATCGATACAACTAACATCTGGTTCTGAGCTTCTTTACATTGTAATTGATAATGAAATGTTTGACAGTGTTGCAAAACAAGTCAGTCCAATCACATATAAAGCTTATAAAGTGGAGGATGAAAAAACAACCAAAGAAACATCGGAGATAGTAATGATACTAGCAGGAAACGATACTCATATGCGTACATTCTACGAAGAGTATAAAAAAATAAAGGCACTTACAGGAATGAAAATCTTTGTAGTTAGCTCTTTAGCATTAGTTTTACTAGTGGCAACAGGAAGTGTTATTTACTTCAAACAGCTAACAGAAGCACATTCAGATAAAAATCGTTATGAAATTTTACGAAAAATCGGTGTAAATAAAAAAGAAGTACGAACTACGATAGCAAAACAAACATTATTTATATTTCTCCTTCCGTTAATTATTGGGATACTAAATGCAGCCATGTTAACAATATCAATGGTTTTACAATATGACATGGACATAAAGGAAAACATAATTTCATTTATTTATGCTATGACAACGTATGGTGTAATCTACCTTGTTTACTACGTGTTAACCATTAATTCTTATAATAGAATTGTGAATAAATAA
- a CDS encoding ArsR/SmtB family transcription factor, which produces MNCNDKVMHILENLRPCFQGLGDPTRQQIVSLLIDKDSLNVTQIAEHIPMSRPTVSHHLKILKQSGLLRVQKKGTEMYYCLEFNETINLLKELVSLVEDECKN; this is translated from the coding sequence ATGAACTGTAATGATAAAGTAATGCATATTTTAGAAAATTTAAGACCATGTTTCCAAGGGTTGGGAGATCCAACTCGTCAGCAAATTGTATCGCTTTTAATTGATAAAGATAGCTTGAATGTGACGCAAATTGCGGAGCATATTCCCATGTCAAGACCTACTGTATCTCATCATTTGAAAATATTGAAACAATCAGGGTTACTTCGAGTTCAGAAAAAAGGCACTGAAATGTATTATTGTCTTGAATTTAATGAAACAATAAATCTTTTAAAAGAACTTGTTTCTTTAGTTGAAGATGAATGTAAGAATTAG
- the aiiA gene encoding quorum-quenching N-acyl homoserine lactonase AiiA, which yields MTVKKLYFLPAGRCMLDHSSVNSTLTPGKLLNLPVWCYLLETEEGLILVDTGMPESALNNENLFKGTFVEGQVLPKMNENDRIANILKRAGYEPEDLLYIISSHLHFDHAGGNGVFTNTPIIVQRAEYEVALHREEYLKECILPNLNYKIIEGDYEVVPGVQLIYTPGHTPGHQSLLIETEKSGPVLLTIDASYTKENFEDEVPFAGFDSDLALSSIKRLKDVVRKENPIIFFGHDMEQEKGCKVFPDYL from the coding sequence ATGACAGTAAAGAAGCTTTATTTCCTCCCAGCAGGTCGTTGTATGTTGGATCATTCTTCAGTTAATAGTACACTTACACCGGGTAAACTACTAAACTTACCTGTTTGGTGTTATCTTTTGGAGACAGAAGAGGGACTTATTTTAGTAGATACAGGTATGCCAGAAAGTGCTCTTAATAATGAGAATCTTTTTAAAGGTACATTTGTTGAAGGACAAGTTTTACCTAAAATGAATGAGAACGATAGGATCGCAAATATTTTAAAGCGTGCCGGATATGAGCCAGAAGATCTTCTTTATATCATTAGTTCTCACTTGCATTTTGATCATGCAGGAGGAAATGGCGTTTTTACAAATACACCAATTATTGTACAGCGTGCTGAATATGAGGTAGCACTCCACAGAGAGGAATATTTGAAAGAATGTATATTGCCGAATTTAAACTATAAAATCATTGAAGGGGATTATGAAGTAGTGCCAGGTGTGCAATTAATATATACACCGGGACATACGCCAGGGCATCAGTCATTATTAATTGAGACGGAAAAATCAGGTCCAGTGTTGCTAACTATTGATGCATCATATACGAAAGAAAACTTTGAAGATGAAGTACCGTTTGCTGGATTTGATTCGGATTTAGCTTTATCTTCAATAAAACGTTTAAAAGATGTTGTTAGGAAAGAAAATCCGATTATTTTCTTTGGACATGATATGGAGCAAGAAAAGGGCTGTAAAGTGTTCCCAGATTATTTGTGA
- a CDS encoding MarR family winged helix-turn-helix transcriptional regulator, whose amino-acid sequence MDKEFIYDIRQFNRFYTKVLDLFNNQFLDTEYSLTEARILFEISEKTNCIANNLVQELNIDRSYMSRILRKLEREELIKKKSSAIDSRKNFLFLTKKGEELLDKINIQSDEQIYQLFNGLTNSEINQIRNSMIVIQEKLDKKKF is encoded by the coding sequence ATGGATAAAGAATTTATTTATGATATTAGACAGTTCAATCGTTTTTATACGAAAGTACTTGATTTATTTAATAATCAATTTCTAGATACAGAATATTCATTAACCGAAGCACGGATACTATTTGAGATAAGTGAAAAAACTAATTGTATTGCGAATAATCTCGTGCAAGAACTTAATATTGATAGAAGCTATATGAGTAGAATTTTACGTAAATTAGAGAGGGAAGAATTAATAAAGAAGAAAAGCTCAGCAATAGATAGTAGAAAAAACTTTCTTTTTTTGACAAAAAAAGGTGAGGAATTGCTAGATAAAATCAATATTCAGTCAGATGAACAAATATATCAATTATTTAATGGATTAACTAATAGTGAAATTAATCAAATTCGTAATTCTATGATCGTAATACAAGAAAAATTAGATAAGAAAAAATTTTGA
- a CDS encoding GNAT family N-acetyltransferase, which translates to MIIREIKKEDNVQIKKIIQNSLKSLGLAIPGTAYFDPQLNDLHQYYTDLKHGKYWIAEMEGEVVGGIGIAPFNEHEKVCELQKLYLSPQTQGLGFGKKLMEKALSYAAKHYTKCYLETQHELKTACILYEKFGFTLLHEPLSGSDHSAMNAWYIKDLN; encoded by the coding sequence ATGATTATTCGGGAAATTAAAAAAGAAGATAATGTGCAAATTAAAAAAATAATACAAAATTCATTAAAATCACTTGGATTAGCGATTCCTGGAACAGCTTATTTTGATCCTCAACTTAACGATCTTCACCAATATTATACTGATTTAAAACACGGAAAATATTGGATAGCAGAAATGGAAGGAGAAGTAGTTGGTGGAATTGGTATAGCGCCGTTTAACGAACATGAAAAAGTTTGCGAATTACAGAAGTTATACTTAAGTCCCCAAACACAGGGCTTAGGATTTGGAAAGAAGTTAATGGAAAAAGCTTTATCATATGCTGCTAAACATTATACAAAGTGCTACTTAGAAACACAGCATGAATTAAAAACTGCATGTATACTATATGAAAAGTTTGGATTTACGCTTTTACATGAGCCACTATCAGGTTCTGATCATTCTGCTATGAATGCGTGGTATATAAAAGATTTAAATTAA
- a CDS encoding saccharopine dehydrogenase NADP-binding domain-containing protein: MNKKTVLIVGGYGVVGSQIAQILHDRHPDLEIRLGGRTLGKALPFESERVKIVTVDNTTDDPLRNLDDNFTLVVNAVNDPQDRLLLSAVRKKIPLVDITRWTERFKSSIDRLKNVEVQSPVVFASGWMGGTAALFAKMYSKDLQEVTVDINALYSLQDKAGPNSTAYMDRLTIPFEVKAREGMRQAYPMTDPIKVRFPNGYITKCYRLDTPDHVTLPESIHAVSANFRIAFDSKISTYGLVSLVNTGIWKMISGEKFTDLRKNILYKPGRGSAHNIVIHLKGYDATGVLHRRCVNISDPLGQTHLTALGAAVQAENILQTSDIVVPDSKIYFPENLLDLGMNASVILDFYREYGVNITKQNI; encoded by the coding sequence ATGAATAAGAAAACAGTATTAATTGTTGGTGGGTATGGTGTTGTTGGTAGTCAAATTGCTCAAATTTTACATGATCGACATCCTGATTTGGAAATTAGATTAGGAGGAAGAACCTTAGGGAAAGCGTTACCTTTTGAATCAGAGAGAGTAAAAATAGTCACTGTAGACAACACAACAGATGATCCTTTAAGAAATTTGGATGATAATTTCACATTAGTTGTTAATGCGGTTAATGACCCGCAAGATAGACTACTTCTATCTGCAGTTCGAAAAAAAATTCCATTGGTTGACATTACTCGTTGGACTGAACGTTTTAAGAGTTCTATTGATCGATTAAAAAATGTTGAGGTCCAATCCCCTGTTGTATTCGCTTCAGGGTGGATGGGAGGGACAGCAGCCCTTTTTGCTAAAATGTATTCAAAAGATCTTCAAGAGGTTACGGTTGATATCAACGCACTATATTCTCTTCAAGACAAAGCAGGACCAAATTCAACAGCATATATGGACCGGTTAACGATTCCATTTGAAGTCAAAGCTCGAGAGGGAATGCGACAGGCTTATCCAATGACTGATCCAATCAAAGTCCGCTTTCCCAACGGTTATATAACCAAATGTTATCGTTTGGATACTCCTGATCACGTAACCCTGCCAGAATCAATTCATGCTGTTTCGGCTAACTTTCGTATTGCTTTTGATAGTAAAATATCTACATATGGACTGGTTTCTCTGGTGAATACAGGGATTTGGAAAATGATTAGCGGAGAAAAATTTACCGATTTACGGAAAAATATTCTCTATAAACCCGGAAGGGGAAGTGCACATAACATAGTTATTCACCTTAAAGGTTATGATGCTACTGGTGTATTGCATAGACGATGTGTGAATATATCAGATCCGTTAGGACAGACACATCTTACTGCTTTAGGAGCAGCTGTCCAAGCAGAGAACATTTTACAAACATCTGATATTGTGGTTCCGGATTCTAAAATTTACTTTCCGGAAAATTTATTAGATTTGGGTATGAATGCATCTGTAATTTTAGATTTTTATAGGGAATATGGGGTTAATATTACGAAACAAAATATATAA
- a CDS encoding GNAT family N-acetyltransferase, which translates to MKYRKANIDDIDKLVELRKKQLVDEGIEPNIDIGRELYAFFKNKLSEGTLIQWLVEDNEETIACGAVIFYEFPPCYTNKTGKKAYITNMYTNENYRGQGIATKLLTKLVDEVKISGISQIWLGASKMGRPVYKKFGFMETDEFLELGCFCPSTEKGE; encoded by the coding sequence TTGAAATATCGCAAAGCAAATATCGATGATATTGATAAATTGGTCGAGTTAAGAAAAAAGCAATTAGTTGATGAGGGGATAGAACCTAATATAGATATTGGTAGAGAACTATATGCTTTCTTTAAAAATAAACTAAGTGAAGGTACTTTAATTCAATGGCTAGTGGAAGATAATGAAGAAACTATAGCTTGTGGTGCAGTAATTTTTTATGAATTTCCACCTTGTTACACCAATAAGACTGGAAAAAAGGCTTATATCACAAATATGTATACTAATGAAAATTATCGTGGGCAAGGAATCGCAACAAAGCTGTTAACTAAATTAGTTGATGAAGTTAAGATTTCAGGTATCTCACAAATATGGCTTGGGGCTTCAAAAATGGGTAGACCAGTGTATAAGAAGTTTGGTTTTATGGAAACTGATGAATTTCTAGAATTAGGGTGTTTTTGCCCATCCACCGAAAAAGGGGAATAA
- a CDS encoding HU family DNA-binding protein: MNKTELTKMVAEKAELTQKEAAAATQAVLNAITNALANEDKVQILGFGTFEVRERSARTGRNPQTGEEMQIAASKAPAFKAGKELKEAVK, encoded by the coding sequence ATGAATAAAACTGAACTAACAAAAATGGTAGCAGAAAAAGCAGAACTTACACAAAAAGAGGCAGCTGCAGCAACACAAGCTGTATTAAATGCTATAACAAATGCGCTTGCAAATGAAGATAAAGTACAGATTCTTGGCTTTGGTACATTTGAAGTGCGTGAAAGATCTGCACGTACAGGACGTAACCCACAAACAGGTGAAGAAATGCAAATCGCTGCTTCAAAGGCACCTGCTTTTAAGGCGGGAAAAGAATTAAAAGAGGCAGTAAAATAA
- a CDS encoding GNAT family N-acetyltransferase, with amino-acid sequence MNVKIDEKTITTDRLYLRKISLEDINDIYNIVKNDTVGKWLAASRGMTIEEAKIYVEKFINHWNQYGFGVWAVLNKCTGEIIGHCGLRYVDQKEEEVEIMYLLDPEFWGRGYATEAAKASIQYATNSMEIKKLIARIKITNDKSKKVLETLGFQFAYDKDYQGKQLSHYEIKLPS; translated from the coding sequence ATGAATGTTAAAATAGACGAAAAAACAATTACAACAGATCGGCTATATTTGAGGAAAATAAGTTTAGAAGATATTAATGATATTTATAATATCGTAAAAAATGATACCGTCGGTAAATGGCTTGCAGCATCTAGAGGAATGACAATAGAAGAAGCAAAAATATATGTTGAAAAGTTCATAAATCATTGGAATCAATATGGCTTTGGTGTATGGGCAGTTTTAAATAAATGTACAGGGGAAATTATAGGGCATTGTGGCTTAAGATATGTAGATCAAAAAGAAGAGGAAGTTGAAATTATGTATCTTTTAGATCCAGAATTTTGGGGAAGAGGTTATGCAACAGAAGCTGCAAAAGCATCTATACAGTATGCTACTAACTCGATGGAAATTAAAAAACTAATTGCGAGAATTAAAATTACAAATGATAAATCAAAAAAGGTATTAGAGACCTTAGGATTCCAATTTGCTTATGATAAAGATTACCAAGGAAAACAACTATCACATTATGAAATAAAATTGCCGTCATAA
- a CDS encoding YciI family protein: MFIVLLKYVKPLSEVEDFLEEHVDFLDKHYKGGDFIFSGRRDPRIGGVILVNSDDEVTVQKILKEDPFYKNQVAEYELIKFTPTKYADKFSPFVNS; the protein is encoded by the coding sequence ATGTTTATAGTTCTATTAAAATATGTGAAACCATTAAGTGAAGTCGAAGATTTTCTGGAAGAACATGTAGATTTCTTAGATAAACATTACAAAGGAGGCGACTTCATTTTCTCCGGAAGACGTGATCCTAGAATTGGTGGAGTTATTTTAGTTAATTCGGATGATGAGGTTACTGTTCAAAAAATATTAAAAGAAGACCCTTTTTATAAAAATCAAGTTGCTGAATATGAATTAATTAAATTTACGCCAACTAAATATGCAGATAAGTTCTCACCATTTGTTAATAGCTAA